The Primulina huaijiensis isolate GDHJ02 chromosome 9, ASM1229523v2, whole genome shotgun sequence genomic interval CTTACATCTATGTTAGTGTGACTACTCAATTAGTTATATATAGGATGACAACGAGATGGGATGGGGACGGGTTCGTCATCCTCATCCCGTTCTTGAATTTCATCCCCACCCTCATACCTATTTTTTCGGACCGCGGGGATCAAATTCTCATCCCCGTCCTCATCCccatttcaaaatattaatgagACAGGACGAGGGCAAATTCGAggattttctcaaaccaaaacttattattatccattattattgttattagtgataatattaatattaatattaaaattttagaaattatattattattatattattaatattaataataatattattttattattaatattatttttgggacgGGTTCGGGGATGATGATAGTAATCTCATATCCTCCCCAAACTACTttgatgattttaaaaaatctccGAACCCAAGCACAAACCCGAAAAATTCGAAGATCTCCGTCCCAGTTTCGAGATTTTTCGCGGGCCCTAAACCCTTGGAGAAAGATATCATGCATAATTATATAGCAATTACTTCATATAAAATAGCAAACCCAAATTGTAATAATACTAAATTATTATATCttattataaattcatttaaatattaaattttcaccaATGTGGACTGTGGTACTATACATCACTTTTATTCTtaccataataataataataaaaataaatttattggtAATTGTGctgagttttttaaaaaattcgttttcaaaaataaattaatcacaAGAATAAGGTTATTTCCTAGAGTTTTAAAAAATGCAAAATATTAGAAGATCGATGATGATACCCTGGAAAGGGTTCGGGTCATTCTTGGACTCAAGCgaaaagagaaaaattaaaacaaGTCAAAATCAATTTGCTGTAAGGTGTAGAGCATGGGTAAAATTTAGATAGAGTATTTTTGCCCGACATGGTACTTTCGCCCGACCATGGTACTTTCGTCCGACTAGGGTATTCCAGCCCGACCAGGATACTTTCGTCCGACCAGGGTACTCCAACCCGACTAGAGCACTTTCGCCCGACCAGGGTCCTTTCTTCCGACCAAGGTCCTCCAGCCCGGACATGGTAATTTCGCCCGACCAGGGTACTTCAGCTCGGACAGGATACTTTCGCCCGACCAGGATACTTTCGTCCGGACAGGGTTCAAGTCATCCGACCAGTATGGGTCACCATGCATCATTAGCATGGGTCCGTGGCAAGACCCGAACAGTATGGGTCGCCATGCCTATTAACAGATGACAGGGCATGTGCAATTGTCAGAGTACAGGGTATGAGCAGTTGTCAGATGACAAGGCATGGGCAGTTGTCAGAGTACAGGGTATGGATAGTTGTCAGATGACAAGGCATGGACAATTGTCAGAGTACATGACATAAGCAGTTGTCTAATCAGGAACAGTGTCCATACACTATAATCGAGGTCATCttctctcctataaatatccaGGTTTGCTCATTTAACAGACATTGCAATCTACTGCATTCAATAAAATCTCTCTCTACTTGGTGAACCTTGTTTtaacttgagcgtcggagtggCTACACCGAAAACCCTTCCGGCGCCCCCCTGACATTATCTTGTTGAGTGTGTGCAGATTTCCAGAGCACCTAGACAGATCAGGCCAGACCACCTGAGAGACCAGGCCAGAACACATGGGTAAACCAGGCCAGAGCACCCGGACAGATCAGACCAGACCACCCGGGAGACCAAGCCAGAGCACTTGGACAGATCAGGCCAGACCACCCGGGAGACCAGGCCAGACCACCCGGGCAGACCAGGACAGATCATCATGGAGATCAGGTCAGGTCATACTCATCCcatcatgtcaaaatatttaCAAGAAAATGACACTTCTTTGCTCGGGTAGATTGCCCACCCAAGCTCACCCATTCTACCCGGGcaacatcattggcgccgtctgtgggaactCCGATCTATAGACGTAGATATggtttccattcaaaaataagTCCGACCAGTTCGGTACTCAGATTTTATATGTGGATTTTCATATGGGCTCGAAGCTCAGCAGCTATCTCGGATTGATGTGGAAGAACATTTTCTATACACTCAGTAGTATACAGCTATATTAGTCACCTAATTTAGCTCAACCAAAGAAGTTTCACTCTACCGAAAATGAATTCGGATTCAGTATTTCCAGGTTAGCAATTTGGTTTATAATAAAAGCTAATACAGTAGGAGAAGCAAAAATCTTTTAAGTCCGAGAGACATGAGACCCCGGCACCttatcttaagtccgggagacatgaggccccggccCTTCTATAAGTCCAgggatccgtaccctggcttggggctccgcacctcgaccactccaagaCCTAGGACTCCATACCCTAGTTATTCATTAAGCCCAGGGCTCcataccctggctcggggctccgcacctcgaccactccaagaCCCAGAGCTCCGTACCCTGGTTATTCATTAAGCCCATGGCTCTGTACCCTGGCTCGGAGCTCCGCACCTTGACCACTCCAAGACCCAGGGTTCCATACCCTGGTTATTCATTAagcccagggctccgtaccctagCTCGGGGCTCCGCATCTCGACCATTCCAAgacccaaggctccgtaccctggttaTGCATTAAGCTCAGGGCttcgtaccctggctcggggctccgcaccttgaCCACTCCAAGTCCAAGGATCCGTACCCTGGTTATTCGCTCTATACCCTGGTTATTCATTAAGTACAGAAACTCTTACCCTAGATCTGGGCTCAGTATCCCGATCACCTATTGAAAATATCAGTTATTTTCCAACACTCAGAAAAATTTAGAGATTTGACATTAAAAAACAGGTTTATGAACATGAAGAATCTAATTATTTCTAAGGCCAGGTATATTGCAAGTATTCTCAGTTTATAAAACACAAGACAGTGAAAGAGAAAGATTATTTAATCGAAacatattttattgataaaaagcTCGAGAGACATGAGACACCGGCATCTTATACTTAAGTCCGGGAGAAATTAGGCCCCGAAACTCTATTTTAAATCCCTGGAGATATGAGGTCCCGACATCTTATACTTAAGTCCTGGAGAAATGAGGCTCCGACACTCTATTTTAAAGCCccggagacatgaggccccatCATCTTATACTTAAGTCCTGGAGATATGAGGCCCCAACACTCTATTTTAAAGTCCaagagacatgaggccccggcacttTCTTGTATGCCCGGGACACATGAGGTCCCGGCACTTTCTTGTATgcccgggagacatgaggccccgacacCTTATCTTAAGCCCGAGAGACATGAGGCTCCGGCACCTTCTTGTAAGTTCAGGGACCCGTACTCTGGCCCAGGACTCCGCACCCTGGTTATCCAGTAAGTCCAAGGACTCGTACCCTGGCCCAGGGCTCAGTAGCCTGGTTATTCAATAAGACCAAGGATTAGTATTCTAGCCGGGAGGCATGAAGCTCCAGTACTTTTATCTAAGCAAAATCTAATTATCTTACCGGTGGAGTCCAAgcatgactaatcgggacaTCGAGTGTGattctagcccgactatttaaggagGAAATGATGATACCATAGACAGGGCTCGAGTCATTCTTGGAATCGAGCGGAAagagaaaaattaaaacaaGTCAAAATCAAATTTGCTGTAAAAAATAGAGCATAGGGAAAATTTAGACAGGGTACTCCAGCCCAACAAAGGTACTTTGGCTTGACCAGGGCACTCTCGTCCGACCAGGGTACTCCAGCCCGACCAGGGTACTTCCGTCCGACCAGGGTCCTCCAGCCCGGACATGGTACTTTCGCCCGACCAGGGTACTTCAGCTCGGACAGGGTACTTTCGTCCCGACAGGGTTCAGGTCACCCGACCAGTATGGGTCACCATGCATCATTAATATGATAATCAATGCCCGTGGCAAGACCCAAACAGTATGGGTCGCCATGCCTATTACCAGATGACATGGCATGGACAGTTGTCAGAGTACAGGGTATGGACAGTTGTCAGATGACAATGCGTGAGCAGTTTTCAGAGTACAGTGTATGGGTAGTTGTCAGATGACAAGGCATGAGCAGTTGTCAGAGTACAGGGCATGGTCAGTTGTCTAATCAGGAACAGTGTCTATGCACTATAATCGATGTCATCTTCTCCCCTATAAATACCCAGGTTTGGTCATTTAACAGACATTGCAATCTACTGCATTCAATAAAATCTCTCTCTACTTGGTGAACCTTTGTACTGACTTAAGCGTTGGAGTGGCTATGCCGGAAACCCTTCTGGCGCCCCCTGACATTATCTTGTTGAGTGTGTGCAGATTGTCTGATGCGGGAGACCAGACAAGGGCACTCGGGCAGACCAGACCAGAACACCATAGAGACCAATCCAGAGCACCTAGACAGACCAGGCCAGACCACCCGAGAGACCAGGCCAGACCAGTCGGACAGACCAGGCCAGACCACCCGGGAGACCAAAACAGAGCACTCGGACAGATCAGGCCAGACCACCCGAGAGACCAAGACAGAAAATCTGGGCAGACCAGGCCAGATCATCATGGAGATCAGGTCTGGTCATACTTATCTcatcatgtcaaaatatttaCAGGGAAATGACACTTTTATGTTCGGATAGATTATTCACCCAAACTCACCCAATCTACCGGGGCAACATCAATCGAGAAATGTAAATTATTGTCAAACAAACACATGCATCATGATAGGGGTGAATTTttccccaaaacaaagtccaaaATGTggccaattttttaaatatgatctacgttaattaaaaattttaaatttccccCAAAATagcttgaaaaaaaaattatattatccttcaaaaaaaaaaattatattatttttttcagaaGTCACTGCACTCTGTacgaaataatatataaacacAAAATCTGCGCTGTTACTTGGAAAACACCgttgtatatattattaaatatacgTAGGAATTCCAGGCCCATGTGAGAGGCCAAAATGTCCGAAAATAGTACACCTCGACAATTTTCGGTCTCTTCCCATTTAGATCTGAAGCCAACTCCTGCAATCCAACGCCTGCCCATTTCAAGTTGGCTCAAGATTTCAGTTTCTACAGTTGAAACCGAGGAGATATAAGGGTGATTGATACTTGAGATGGGTATGGCGGGTGTCCGAGAAAATGGGAACAGAGAGATGGGTATAGGGATGGCTCTGGGATCCCAGAATAAGTACAGGAGAATGGATTTTCATTATGAAGACGAAGATGATTTGCAGATGGAGAAGAGGAGGAAAGATAGAAGAAAATACGTGTTTGCTTGTTCTGTTTTTGCATCTCTTAACAGTGTCCTCCTTGGCTATGGTAAAAGAGAAGATTGCTTCCTTGATATCCAGTTTTGTTTCTGTTCCCAttacttttctttcttttttttttcctggatGGTTGGTATTATGTATGTTTTGGTTTATTTGTTCTGGCTAAGAGAGGAACCAGAAAATTGGAGAAGTAAAAAGTCAAACATGGAAGATGATTTATGTGTTTAAAGATTCAAAGAATCTTGTTGAAATTGGATCGCATCACCAATCCTTTTGCAAGTAAACACTGATGATGTATTGTAAAGATAAAAAAGTGCATTAAGTTTGATCTTTGTATGGGGGTGTACTTGGATAAACAATCTCTACATGATATCTAGTTGGATTAAATACTTGTTGAACCCACACATCCACTGGTATATGTAGTTAGGAGAAATAATTTGAAGTCATTGTTGCTGATAAAATATGGATCTGATCAGTTACATCTAACGAGTGATATTCAATTTGACTGAAGTTTGAATGCCTGCAAACTACTTATACAACTGTTAAAGGAGTTAATTTGCTGGCTCTTTGGGTAGATAAGTTCATCTACCATgtgtaaacatttttctttgtaGCCAGCTATCTGGCTGCTGTATCGAGTTGCTtttgttttacattttattttaagaaattgggACTGCAACTATCTGTCTGTTAGTTGATCTCATCCATGGAAATGGTTGTGGCTCATTTACATGCTACTTTGTGTTTATAGATGTGGGTGTCATGAGTGGAGCAATCCTATTTATTCAAGAAGATCTTAAAATAACAGAGGTGCAAGAAGAAATTCTGGTTGGGGTTTTGAGTATTATGTCCCTTCTGGGCAGTTTAGGTGGTGGTAGAACATCAGATGCTATTGGTAGAAAATGGACAATGGGGTTAGCCGCCATAGTGTTTCAATCAGGCGCAGTGGTAATGACGTTTGCGCCATCTTTCCAAGTCCTAATGATAGGAAGAATCTTGGCTGGGATAGGGATAGGATTTGGCGTAATGATTGCACCGGTATACATAGCTGAGATATCGCCAACCGCTGCACGTGGGTCGCTTACTTCATTCCCAGAAATCTTCATCAATCTCGGGATACTTCTTGGTTATGTCTCCAACTATGCCTTTTCTGGTCTTCCACCACACACAAACTGGAGAATCATGCTTGCGGTGGGAATATTACCGTCAGTATTCATTGCATTTGCCTTATGCATAATTCCTGAATCACCACGTTGGCTAGTGATGCAAAATCGAGTAGAAGAAGCAAGGTCGGTGCTGTTGAAGACAAACGAAAATGAAACAGAGGTTGACGAGAGACTTGCAGAGATACAGTTAGCTGCTGGACATCCCAGCActgataaaaatgaagaaaaatctGTGTGGCATGAAATTTTACATCCTTCTCCTGCACTTCAAAGGATGCTTATTACTGGAATTGGGATTCAAAGCTTCCAACAGATTACAGGTATAGACGCAACTGTGTACTACAGTCCAGAAATCTTTGCAACAGCTGGTATTGATGGTAACTCTAATCGTCTTGCTGCAACCGTTGCAGTGGGAGTAACAAAGACTGCCTTTATAATGTTTGCAATTCTTCTCATTGACAAAGTTGGGAGAAAACCCCTCCTCTACGTAAGCACAATCGGTATGACAATATGTTTGTTCAGCATAGGTGCAACTCTCTCGTTTATGGGAGAAGGGTCGTTTGGGATTGCATTGGCAGTTTTATCAGTCTGCGGAAACGTAGCTTTCTTTTCTGTAGGGATCGGTCCTGTCTGCTGGGTTTTGACATCGGAGATTTTCCCTTTAAGGTTCCGTGCTCAGGCGTCTGCACTTGGTGCCGTAGGAAACCGTGTCTGCAGTGGTGTTGTAGCCATGTCCTTCCTGTCGGTCTCGCGAGCAATCTCTGTCGGGGGGACGTTCTTCATCTTCTCTGCCATTTCTGCGCTTTCCGTGGTGTTTGTGTACAAATGTGTGCCAGAAACAAAAGGTAAATCACTGGAGCAGATAGGAGCGTTGTTTCAAGACGAATACGTGCTGCAAGGAAGTGAAGTTGAAATGGGAGATGTCCAACATTTGGTACAGAaagaatgaatttttatttctacCTTTTTGGCCAAAATAGTTCGATTTCCAATTCCTTGAAAGATCACTCATGGTAGAATTATCTTGTATTCTTTGTAACAAGTTATCTATCGATATGTGGAATACTAATACTTTTGTTCCACAAATGAAAAGGTACTGGTTTATTCTGCTAACATACAAGAACTGTTCCAACTGTTTTTTCCCATGAATTTGGGTTGAAATTGCTGCGACAATGAATGAAATCGAATACCTCCGTTTTGTTTATATtatcattttgttgttttagttaccaaaataatattatatcatgaaagaattcaattattatttttgaaatttttttttatgtatgggCATAGTTTCTTGAACGTgaacatatatttaaaaactaGTTGAGAGTTGAAGAAagtataattaataatttgtgtTGCATaagtaagaaaaaaattattagtgtTCGAGAAAAAATTAATAACGATAGTTATAACGAAAAACTAATAAAATAAGTATGATTAATAAAAACATCAGAAGATAAAGAGTACGAGAATGAGAAAGTTGGGAGCTTTTGTGCCATTGAATTATGGgtgtatattaaaaaaaatatgaaaattatttttgggTAACTGATAGAACGTCAAAGTTCAAACGACTTACTAACATTTTTTTAGTTAGCAAGTACAAAGCTCGCAGACTGCTTATAAAACTCCGCAGAACACACCCTAAAATAAAGATAGCAAATGAGCAATACATCGCCCTTGTGATTCTTTCGAGGTATGcttaggggtgttcaaacttcggataaaaccgaaaaaaccgaaaatccaaaccgaaaaaacagaaccgaaccgaaaaccgaattttgtaattcggatataaatgttaaaaccgaagtttatttggtttggtttcggattatatatgtcaaaaccgaacaaaccaaaaaaaccgaaatttcattaaattaataatttttttatatttttatttatattaaatattttgatatgatatttagtgaatgaaaaactattttgaacaatttttagttgatttttgtttgtttaactaatttagaccttatatttaaatattttactaagaaaacatgtagaaagttaacatattatattttacaatatatttatattattaatttaaataattataccaaaaccgaattaaccgaccaaaataaccgaaccgttttggtagaaaaccgaaccgaaccgaagaaaaatggttcggatatcagattatatatttctaaaaccgaaaatcgaaaaaaccgaaataaaaaaccgaaaatcaaACCGACCGATGCTACTACATTAGTGTGGTGGTTCAAATGTCGCAGAAATCAAGGCAAGATATAAAAAGTTCTCCAATATCTGGTATTTGTTTTTCTCATCAACGTCTTCTAAAATACATACTCACCTGGCATATCCAGTGCAAAGAAACATACAGGGAACAAGGTTTTAGGAATACGATTACAAATACTTCACTGACGACCAAAACTTACAAATACTTCACAGATTATCAAAAACTTGTCGGCTTGCGACTAAATCATCTCGTTCCCTTCGCGTATCTGGCGCTCTCTGTCATCTCTCCCAAGGCGAATTTTGTTTACCTGCTCCCCTGGATGGAaaagcaaaataaaacaaaatacctCGTCAATAAGGCAACAAGTTGTGTTTAGATTGATGGATTTCCAATCCATGATTTTAAATTCCTTCACTTGTTTAgagtaatgaattaaaatacaatGGATATCAAATTACACAATTTCAATTGTAATtggatggatttcaaatctacCCAAGATCCTCAAATTCTTCCCCTAATCAAATATACTCATCAAAATCTActgtgatggatttcaaatctacCCAAGATCCTCAAATTCTTTCCCAAATCAAATATACTCCTCAAaatccaatcaaatcaaatcaaatcaatcaatctACGGACAATCTCAACTACCTTCAACTTTAATTTACACAAAAAATGAACCCATGGTAATTTCAGAACTCTTTAATTATTAAAGGAGAGCAACGGATAAGAATTTGGAACTCAAGATATCAACTTCTAAAAAAGCATCAATACCAATTAAAAGTAAAAGGATAACTTGgacaattattaattataaattaaaaaatagcaTTCAAAAAATTCTGGCTGCATACATATTCATCATGAGAGGAAATTTTCACCTTCAACAAATCCGAGCAAACTTCAATAATCAGTACTACAATTTCTATCGTTTTCAAGATGACTGACATTATCTAAAACCATACGTTAGATGTGAAACTAACCTTACTGTTGGTTCTCGTATTCCAAGAACCATTTTTCCCGTACGTCTGGTCATTAACGGCATAAGATTGTGGTGGAACATAATTTTTTAGCAACGGCACTCTATCTGGTAGATAATCATCGTCACTTTCATAGTATCTCTCAGAATGTGGGCCTAAAGCTTTGAGAATCATAGCCAATAATATACTCAGTCCCTACATGCAAAATCATCACCACAATGAGAAAGGCCGTCAAGATGGTGCTTAACAAATGACTTTAAGGAACCAAAATGTGAAATGAGACTGGGATTAAAAGATACAATAGTGCAAAACAAGTCTAAGTTATCATCCAAAAGGGCAATGATATAAAACCCGAAGTTCATTTTATCATAATACTTgttttacatatttaaaatgttgattttgcAGTTTTTACATATATTTTAGTCCTTTTTCTAGATACAATAGCGCAAAACAAGTCTATGTTATCATCCAAAAGGGCAATGATACAAAACCCGAAGTTCATTTTATCATAATACTTGTTTTACTTATCTAAAATGTTAATTTTGCAGTTTTTACATATATTTTAGTCCTTTTTCTATGCCATATTATAATTTACTCTCCCATAAGATGATCTTCTACATAACAATCTGAATAACTGGACCCTAAGATTGTTTCATACCTTATATCATATTAGAAAATCTTACAAACCATCAATTTACAGTTTTCAATCAACTTGAATAACCATTCAACAAGTTTTGGATGAGTAACTTTTATACAAAAGTACTTTCGGTACACATCTAATTAGAATCcttggattaaaaaaataaaacatttataaAATTCTTGAGCATATTTTGAGCTGTGGGAAAAGTACACCCCATCACACAGAAAAGGGTTTAGAAATATACACAAATCAAAGAACCAAAACAGTTGTAGCAAAGTAGCTATGAGTTTTCACTACTCAGCTAACCAGCCAATCATACCTTAACAAAAATTACAGTGCAGCCCTAAACATCACCAGAAAATTTGGTTTGGTATTGGGTTGTATTTTGCAAAATATTCAGTCTTTAGTTTGGTTTTGGCTATTAGGTGTGGTTAACCAAACTGTATGAATAACCGATCTTCATTGTTTCTTGGATTTCAAACACAGACTACATATACTATTTTATATCTATCAATCACATTATAACTACTAAATATATAGTGTTCTTGATATTTCCAACACATATTATCCTCAtaatatacttttaataattatatcatatgtaTGTGTCAAGCAATTTCACATAATAGAAATAATTACCTTAAAACTGTTTCAAATcttgatttcaaaatttggaAAAACTATTTCACCAAATCGAACcggttattttatgaaaaccaTACCAA includes:
- the LOC140984793 gene encoding probable polyol transporter 4, which produces MGMAGVRENGNREMGIGMALGSQNKYRRMDFHYEDEDDLQMEKRRKDRRKYVFACSVFASLNSVLLGYDVGVMSGAILFIQEDLKITEVQEEILVGVLSIMSLLGSLGGGRTSDAIGRKWTMGLAAIVFQSGAVVMTFAPSFQVLMIGRILAGIGIGFGVMIAPVYIAEISPTAARGSLTSFPEIFINLGILLGYVSNYAFSGLPPHTNWRIMLAVGILPSVFIAFALCIIPESPRWLVMQNRVEEARSVLLKTNENETEVDERLAEIQLAAGHPSTDKNEEKSVWHEILHPSPALQRMLITGIGIQSFQQITGIDATVYYSPEIFATAGIDGNSNRLAATVAVGVTKTAFIMFAILLIDKVGRKPLLYVSTIGMTICLFSIGATLSFMGEGSFGIALAVLSVCGNVAFFSVGIGPVCWVLTSEIFPLRFRAQASALGAVGNRVCSGVVAMSFLSVSRAISVGGTFFIFSAISALSVVFVYKCVPETKGKSLEQIGALFQDEYVLQGSEVEMGDVQHLVQKE